The genomic DNA ACAATCGTAATCGCTTCATTGTGCATCAGGGTTCCGAGAACCGCTCCGATTCCGGTCAGTGCACAGAGCGACCCTACAACCAGCAGCAACTGCACGCCGCCGTGGCCCCTGCGCTGCAGGCAATGATGCAGGTGACCGCGGTCTGTCGTATAGATACTTCGGCCTGTGAGCTTGCGGCGTACGATCGCCATCGAAACGTCAAAGATCGGAATGGCCCAGATCGCGGCGGGCATCACCAGTGCGGCGGCGGTGTATTGCTTCATCGAACACTTCAGGGCGACGGCTCCCAGAATCAGGCCGATCAACATACTGCCCGAATCGCCCAGGAACATCTTCGCCGGGGGAAAATTGTAGAACAGGAATCCACTGAGTGCTCCCGAGAGAACCAGGGCCACCAGCAGTCCGTCAGGACGTCCGCCGAGGACGATAGCGACGGCCGCAAGGGACAAACTCAGCACGATCCCTGTTGTACTTGCCAGGCCGTCAACGCCGTCAATCAGATTCAGCGCATTGATGGCACCCAGCAGCCAAAAGACGGTGATCAGGGGCGCGAGGTCACCAAAGTTCACCTGCAGCCCGAACGCACTTGCCTGCTGCATCGTGATCCCGGACGGTAACATGATCACAGCGGCCAGGAACTGCCCGAATAACTTCTGACGTCCGCGCAACTGGTAACGGTCATCGAGCATCCCGACACCGACGAGCACGATTCCTGATGCACAGAGGTACTGCAGGAACAACTTGTCACCCATCGTCGTGTAGAGCGCTCTCGGGAAGAACCAGAGCGTCACAGCGATGCCGATGCATGTGGAAAACAGGAGCGTGGGACCGCCTGTCAGCGGCACAGGTCGCTCGTGCAACTTACGATGCTTATCGGGAGCGTCAACCACCCCGAATGCCGTCGCAACTCTGGCGAGCACAGGTGCTGCAACGAGGCTTGCCAGGAACGCGGCAAAATAAGCCAGCAGGCTTTGGCCCATGGGAAAACAGACGGCGGCAGGTATGGGGGAGATATTCCGGTGATCCAGGCATCGCAAAAGACGCAAGTCTCACCGCTTGTGGTGATCTTGCAGACACTACAGCGTCTGATGCAAGCATTCAATGGGCGAATTCGGAAAAAGCCATCCAATCTTCACAAGGGAAATATTGCGACTTATCGGCACGTACGCTGCATCGGCGCAGGTGGACGAGACAGCCGCGATCGCAGAATCCGGGGGTCGCTGCCGGCAGCCTGAAGCCGAGGAGTTCCTACGTGTGCGTGCGGCGCGAGGGTTCCCGATGACGGGGGGCCTCAACCGTGGTTCAGGACACACACCGATACAAATTGCGGCGACCGCAAAGCATCAGATCATGTAATCCGTGCTGCGGCCAAGCACTCGGTCCACGAGTTCCTGCGGAAAATCCACTGCGGGCGACCGGTCGGGGTCCAGGTCTGTCGGGTTGATTCCGCAGTACACGGACCAGGGGCCGAGATGTCTCCAGCGGCCCGCCCGGCGCGGTTCGCCGGGCAGCACGGGAGTGGTGCAGCGATTGCAGCCAATCGTCGAGTAACCCTGCTTGTGCAAAGGGTTTACGATAACACGATGTTCGGCGACATAAGCGTCCATCTGGTCGTCGGTGAAATTCACCAGAGGGTTGATTCGCAGGCAATTGAGCCGCGTGTCAACAGCCAGTATCGGGCACGTTCCGCGCTGGCCGCCGTCAGCACGGCGCAGGCTTCCGACCAGAGCGTCGAAATCGCCGGCGACTTTATCCAGTGGAGCTGATTTCCGTAATTCGCAACACTGTTTTTGTCCTTCAGGACTGAGGTACAGCACGCCATGTTCTTGTGTTTGCTGTTCCATCGATTTTTCCGGCGACAGCGTTCGCAAATCCGTCGCGTATTCGGCGATCAGCCGGTCACGAGTTTCGAGCGTTTCCGCGAACAGCACACCGGTGTCGACGAACAGCACCGGCATCTTCACGGGAATCGAGTACAGCATGTGGCAGATGACGTTTCCCGACCTTTGCATTGACGACAATGCTGCCACTCGCGAGCCGAAGATTTCCCTGGCCCATTCCAGTAGTTCCTGCGGCGTCCGTTCTTCGAAATTGCGATTCAGGTCGATCAGATCGACCTGCGACAGCCTTGCCATGTTCCAGCGTTCCTTGTGGCGGTGACGACACGAAATGCGGTGGAATCATAGCCGTTCGCCGGAATGCCTCCAGTCACCGCGCGCAACGAAAAACGGCGACTCCGCCAGTTGCAGAGTCGCCGTTGTCGTGTTATTTCAGCCAGCGTTGATCGGAAGTGCCCGCGTGACGCGGGCACACCGCAATCAGCGGTCAACAGCCGCGTCCCACCACCAGCGGTTGTCCTGCTGTCCGACGGGAGTCGCTTCAGAAACGCGCTTCGTCAGCTCATCACTTCTGTGGAATGCAGCCTCATCAGAAGTCAGCTCACCCACGTCGGCTCGAACACCGCCGGCGACCTGAAGGACGACGCTGCGATCTTCGTAGACTCGAGATGCTGCTGCAGTCATCAGTTCCGTGGGAACGTCGACGGATGCCGTTGTGAATTCGCCGTCGGTTCCGAATGTCTCCGGCATCCAGCCGACCTGGCGGGCCAGACCATGTGAATGCAGCAGCGACGTGACAAGTGCCATGTCAAACACGTTTTCAAGGTCAGCAAACACCGGATCCTGCTTTGCCAGAGCCGGCAGGTGTTCGGTGAAGAGCCGTGCAAATTCCGCGTTCGGACGGCGAGCCTTGCCGGTGGCTTTCCGGCTGCCGTCTTCGTTCACGAACTGATCTTCCGACAGACATTTGATTGAACGTCCGGTCAGTTCGAACACGTTTCCGTCGGGCGACGTGTTGATTGCTTCGTATCCGACCGTCATCCACCATCGCAGTGCGTCCAGAGATGATCCGCGGCGTTCGGAACGTGTCAGCAGGTCGAAGTAGCTCTTCATTCCGGCGACACCAGCTCGACGGCCGATTCCGATTTCCTTCATGCGGTAGTCTGCTTCGACGATCACGGAAGCAACTCGCGAATCCGCGGGAACACCCTGAACGAAGACGTTTTGCAGTCCCAGTCGCTGTTCAAGTTCCTGTGCCCACTGTCCGGCGGTATTTGCTGTCAGGTCGCGACGATTGCGACGGACGAATTCCTGCAGTTGCTGAACCTGGTCCTGCTTCGGGTCAATGGTACACATGAAGAATCCTTCGCCGGCGGCGGAGAATGTCCGCGTCAGCGTGACCAGGTCGTCGAGCTTCAGCGTCGGTCGGCCGGTCACGGTGTTGACAGCCTGGCCGCGAGCATCATTGGCCCAGTCTCCCGCCGGACCGGCGATGACGACGTCTCCGGTTTCCGGAAAGACAAACAGGTATTGAACGCGAGTAATGCCGGCAAGATTGGAAATTTCCTCGGGAATCGGTGTTCCCTGAGCGATCAGGTCCCGAACCTGCTGTTCCAGCCGCGGCAGAGAAACCATTCGCAGATCCGAAGTCGATCGGACGTCAACGTTGTGGTTCGCCGTGCGGGCAAGTTCGACAGCGGTCAGCATGCGTGAGTTGTCGTCACGGACGGCAAGTGCTGCCAGGATCGCGGGTGCCCCGACAAAGACCCCCTGACCGGCGGTGAATGCCATGATTCGCTGGTTTCCGTTTTCGTCGACCCATTGCTGCGGGTCGCCGTTTCCGGTCTGGCTCCGAATCAACTGAATCAACTGCTGCGGCATCGCGAACGGGCTGCCACCTGCCGCCGGATTCATTGAGTCGGCCAGCTTCTGAGCCTTCTCCGCGGTAACTCGGTCACCAGTGAGCCGGGCGGCGGTCCGAATGTTCTTGACCGCAGTGACAAAGTCGCCCTTTTCGGCCGCGGTTCGAGCATCCTGACGAAGCTTCTGGGCTTCTTTCGCGGATTTCGCGTCGACCGTGGTGACGTCACCGGCCTGGACTGAGCCGGTAACCGTACAAGCCAGCAGAATCGCGGCCACAATGGCGGTGACGGGAGACGAACTCGCACACGGCCGGAAAGGCAAACTTACTCGCAGCATGGAACGGGCCTTTGCCTGGGGACGTTGCCTTGACGGGAAACAAGGCCATAAGATCGAATAAGCGCCGCGACTCAGCAGGGTGCGCGTGCGCAACGTTTTCGGGGATGTTCACCCAAGCCTTAGCATCGTCCTGCCGCGTCCCAACGTCAAGAAGATTCCAGCAAATCACCAACGCTCAAGTCGTCCCGGATTCAACGTTCAGGTCGATTGCCACGGTTGTACGGCGTGTGCCGTTCCGAGCGTGTTGGTCAGGCAACCTGTCGCGGTTTTTCGCAAAGCCAATCGGTCATGCCGGAGCTTCCTGAGGTCGAGACGATGGTCCGGGGAATTCGACCACACGCCGAAGGCAGAACGATCCTGGACGTGGAGTTCTGCCGCTGCCCTCGCCGCCCCATTGAAATCATTCCCCGACGAGCCGCGTTTCGTTCCAGAGTCCGAGGT from Planctomycetaceae bacterium includes the following:
- a CDS encoding MraY family glycosyltransferase, producing the protein MHERPVPLTGGPTLLFSTCIGIAVTLWFFPRALYTTMGDKLFLQYLCASGIVLVGVGMLDDRYQLRGRQKLFGQFLAAVIMLPSGITMQQASAFGLQVNFGDLAPLITVFWLLGAINALNLIDGVDGLASTTGIVLSLSLAAVAIVLGGRPDGLLVALVLSGALSGFLFYNFPPAKMFLGDSGSMLIGLILGAVALKCSMKQYTAAALVMPAAIWAIPIFDVSMAIVRRKLTGRSIYTTDRGHLHHCLQRRGHGGVQLLLVVGSLCALTGIGAVLGTLMHNEAITIVAVFTAFALLVLTRTFGHSEMSLLRNRVRRLAGSMVRRPTSPTSTSVLHDEKLHLHGDHDWEELWQTLTDFAARFEMDKVEMMVNLPMVGEEYHASWQRRSTTEQHEAWKSEIPLIVEDMRVGHLKVIGAVGEGSICEWMSELIGGLRKFEDQLILLIRDLRQRRLQPESTASHMHAAPPAPGSIVVPQSVNR
- a CDS encoding phosphoadenylyl-sulfate reductase, which translates into the protein MARLSQVDLIDLNRNFEERTPQELLEWAREIFGSRVAALSSMQRSGNVICHMLYSIPVKMPVLFVDTGVLFAETLETRDRLIAEYATDLRTLSPEKSMEQQTQEHGVLYLSPEGQKQCCELRKSAPLDKVAGDFDALVGSLRRADGGQRGTCPILAVDTRLNCLRINPLVNFTDDQMDAYVAEHRVIVNPLHKQGYSTIGCNRCTTPVLPGEPRRAGRWRHLGPWSVYCGINPTDLDPDRSPAVDFPQELVDRVLGRSTDYMI
- a CDS encoding DUF1598 domain-containing protein, with amino-acid sequence MLRVSLPFRPCASSSPVTAIVAAILLACTVTGSVQAGDVTTVDAKSAKEAQKLRQDARTAAEKGDFVTAVKNIRTAARLTGDRVTAEKAQKLADSMNPAAGGSPFAMPQQLIQLIRSQTGNGDPQQWVDENGNQRIMAFTAGQGVFVGAPAILAALAVRDDNSRMLTAVELARTANHNVDVRSTSDLRMVSLPRLEQQVRDLIAQGTPIPEEISNLAGITRVQYLFVFPETGDVVIAGPAGDWANDARGQAVNTVTGRPTLKLDDLVTLTRTFSAAGEGFFMCTIDPKQDQVQQLQEFVRRNRRDLTANTAGQWAQELEQRLGLQNVFVQGVPADSRVASVIVEADYRMKEIGIGRRAGVAGMKSYFDLLTRSERRGSSLDALRWWMTVGYEAINTSPDGNVFELTGRSIKCLSEDQFVNEDGSRKATGKARRPNAEFARLFTEHLPALAKQDPVFADLENVFDMALVTSLLHSHGLARQVGWMPETFGTDGEFTTASVDVPTELMTAAASRVYEDRSVVLQVAGGVRADVGELTSDEAAFHRSDELTKRVSEATPVGQQDNRWWWDAAVDR